From a single Sinorhizobium sp. RAC02 genomic region:
- a CDS encoding MFS transporter — MTDVVESREPRVGRFGITGWMLFDWAAQPFFTVITTFIFGPYLVSRLTEDHAAGQAAWSYTLTISGIVIALLAPIMGSIADASGARKPWIAVFAVIKILSLIALWHATPGSSLPFAMAMIVLATVAAEFSIVFNDSMMPRLVKPEDAGRISNIAWGLGYLGGMIVLIAVVALLAANPETGKTAIGIAPLFGLDPATGADARITGPISALWYLVFILPMFFFTPDQSKGLPIAAAVRAGLADLSATLRDLRGKPGILRFLVARMIYQDGVNGLLALGGTFAAGMFAWQTFELGIYGIILNVVAIGGCLYASRLDKRLGSKTVVVISLVCLTIATIGIVSTGPGFTLFGLIPLSTADSSGLFATAAEKAYILYGLLIGVAFGPVQASARSYLAQSIHPDEAGRYFGLYALSGRATSFLAPLSVALITTATGSARIGMMALIAFLVVGFLLLLRTPYPANRVNT, encoded by the coding sequence ATGACGGATGTCGTGGAAAGCCGGGAGCCGCGCGTAGGCCGTTTCGGTATTACGGGCTGGATGCTGTTCGACTGGGCGGCACAGCCCTTCTTCACGGTCATCACCACCTTCATCTTCGGCCCCTACCTCGTCTCGCGCCTGACCGAGGACCACGCAGCCGGCCAAGCCGCCTGGAGCTATACGCTCACCATTTCCGGCATTGTAATTGCGCTGCTCGCGCCGATCATGGGCTCGATCGCCGATGCTTCCGGCGCGAGAAAACCCTGGATTGCCGTCTTCGCGGTGATCAAGATCCTGTCACTCATTGCGCTTTGGCATGCCACGCCCGGCAGCAGCCTGCCCTTCGCCATGGCCATGATCGTGCTGGCGACGGTGGCGGCCGAGTTTTCTATCGTCTTCAACGATTCGATGATGCCGCGCCTCGTCAAGCCGGAAGATGCCGGCCGTATCTCCAACATCGCCTGGGGCCTTGGTTATCTCGGCGGCATGATCGTGCTGATCGCGGTGGTCGCCCTTCTCGCGGCCAACCCGGAAACCGGCAAGACCGCCATCGGCATTGCGCCGCTGTTCGGCCTCGATCCAGCGACCGGCGCGGACGCCCGCATCACCGGGCCGATTTCAGCACTCTGGTATCTCGTCTTCATCCTGCCGATGTTTTTCTTCACGCCGGATCAAAGCAAAGGACTGCCGATCGCCGCCGCCGTGCGCGCCGGCTTGGCGGATCTCTCCGCCACCCTACGCGACCTGCGCGGCAAGCCGGGCATCCTGCGCTTCCTGGTCGCCCGCATGATCTACCAGGACGGCGTCAACGGGCTCCTGGCACTCGGCGGCACCTTTGCCGCCGGCATGTTCGCCTGGCAGACGTTTGAACTCGGCATCTATGGCATCATCCTCAACGTCGTCGCCATCGGCGGCTGCCTCTATGCCAGCCGGCTCGACAAGCGCCTCGGCTCGAAAACCGTCGTGGTGATCAGCCTCGTCTGCCTGACCATCGCGACGATCGGCATCGTCTCCACCGGCCCCGGCTTCACGCTGTTCGGCCTCATCCCGCTATCGACCGCCGATTCCAGCGGTCTCTTCGCCACGGCAGCGGAAAAGGCCTATATCCTCTACGGCCTGCTGATCGGCGTCGCCTTCGGCCCCGTGCAGGCCTCCGCCCGCTCCTACCTCGCCCAGAGCATCCATCCTGACGAAGCCGGCCGCTATTTCGGCCTCTATGCTCTCTCGGGCCGCGCCACATCCTTCCTCGCACCGCTGTCGGTCGCGCTCATCACCACGGCAACAGGCTCAGCGCGCATCGGCATGATGGCACTCATCGCCTTCCTCGTCGTCGGCTTCCTGCTCTTGCTGCGCACACCCTATCCGGCCAACAGGGTGAACACCTGA